In a genomic window of Nostoc sp. UHCC 0870:
- a CDS encoding ATP-binding protein: protein MAKLKLSKKTSTALINSLGAGVVPRIGVEQIAVGREKELKSLLQNLDDIAEGVAAFRFIIGNYGSGKSFMLQMIRNRAIEQGFVVADADLSSERRLAGSNNEGLATYRELMSHLSTKTRPDGGALVSILEGWINKIQQEVVKESDLRPHDEGFDDKIEAKIREVVQYIEDLVHGFDFGTVIIAYWRGYRLDNDDLKNAALRWLRGEFNTKTEAKAALGVRVIIDDDSWYDYIKLLAKFIAEIGYKGLLILIDEAVNIYQISTTVTREKNYNRLLAMFNDTMQCKAEHLGIFIGGTTKFLEDPNRGLFADQAWRRRTKESRFAIQADVQEFLGPVIRLNPLSEAEILTLLQRLTEIHATHFSYDKTLNSRELKEFVGEIVNRLGAEALLTPGEIIRDFISVLNILHHNPNIQFSELIHGAKFKPTAVGKNTALDEDNAAEFSL, encoded by the coding sequence ATGGCAAAGCTCAAACTCTCGAAAAAAACTTCAACTGCTTTAATCAATTCCCTAGGTGCAGGGGTAGTTCCCAGAATAGGAGTTGAACAAATAGCCGTTGGTCGAGAAAAAGAACTTAAAAGCCTATTACAAAACCTCGATGATATTGCCGAAGGTGTCGCCGCATTTCGTTTTATAATTGGCAACTATGGTTCTGGTAAAAGCTTCATGCTGCAAATGATTCGTAACCGTGCTATTGAGCAGGGTTTTGTGGTAGCTGATGCTGATTTATCTTCAGAACGTCGCCTAGCAGGAAGTAACAATGAAGGCTTGGCTACCTATCGAGAATTAATGAGTCACCTTTCTACTAAAACTCGTCCTGATGGTGGTGCATTAGTTTCGATTTTAGAAGGTTGGATTAATAAAATTCAACAAGAAGTAGTTAAAGAAAGTGATTTACGTCCCCATGATGAAGGTTTTGATGACAAAATTGAAGCGAAAATTAGGGAAGTTGTCCAGTATATAGAAGACCTAGTTCATGGTTTTGATTTTGGTACTGTAATTATTGCTTATTGGCGTGGTTATCGTTTAGATAATGATGACTTAAAAAATGCTGCCTTACGTTGGTTAAGAGGCGAATTTAATACCAAAACTGAAGCCAAAGCCGCATTAGGGGTGCGCGTTATTATTGATGATGATAGTTGGTACGACTACATCAAACTCTTAGCTAAATTTATAGCGGAAATTGGCTATAAAGGGCTATTAATTTTAATTGATGAAGCCGTCAATATCTACCAAATCTCAACTACAGTCACTCGTGAGAAAAACTATAACAGACTGCTAGCAATGTTTAATGACACGATGCAATGCAAAGCAGAACATTTAGGGATTTTCATTGGTGGGACAACCAAATTTTTAGAAGACCCCAACCGAGGACTATTTGCAGACCAAGCTTGGCGCAGACGCACCAAAGAAAGCCGATTTGCTATCCAAGCTGATGTGCAAGAATTTTTAGGGCCAGTTATCAGATTAAACCCTTTGAGTGAAGCAGAAATTCTCACCCTTCTGCAACGTTTAACAGAGATTCATGCTACTCATTTTAGTTATGACAAGACTTTGAATAGTCGGGAATTAAAGGAATTTGTCGGAGAAATAGTCAACCGCTTGGGTGCGGAAGCATTACTCACACCAGGAGAAATCATCCGAGATTTTATTAGTGTGTTGAATATCTTACATCACAACCCAAACATTCAGTTTAGTGAATTAATTCATGGTGCTAAATTCAAGCCTACTGCTGTGGGTAAAAATACAGCCTTGGATGAAGATAATGCAGCCGAATTTAGTTTGTAG
- a CDS encoding tellurite resistance TerB C-terminal domain-containing protein, which yields MQPVMFSNRFILGIVAFSVSFGLSLVPKWDFNQAFLTGVITVVATYSAALFVDRRRRTHELLILSSLRKRIKEREGLKSRVVKEIEQIEAHRNLLYNETKQLQNHILECRNQRDSLHRELGNFASQKKQLESEVSNLKTELYDLEQNQAELHNFLSALTSEKRRLELHYNTSHAEINQLQTRIYELKQEQKEIESNLTLLGRIKPQLEEKLYELRLEVQNLEAEKNQQNQILLETAHEKDDVTATINSLQTQKSQQQEHLQQLKNEISVLQQERDLLQNQVWELLQQVGTFNQEPLSENPQVEDIEVFPFADLIETVESDILPETWDRFLNQLPGHEFQVLKAIVEQDNPHPTIKKISEANITMPNILIDSINERASDVIGELIIETTLEKPEIHQEHISHVKKMIALYENLMTRHASSN from the coding sequence ATGCAGCCAGTCATGTTCAGCAATCGATTTATCCTAGGCATAGTTGCCTTTAGTGTCAGTTTTGGTCTTAGTCTAGTCCCCAAATGGGATTTTAACCAAGCTTTCCTCACCGGAGTAATCACCGTAGTTGCTACCTATTCAGCCGCCTTGTTCGTAGATAGGCGGCGAAGAACTCATGAACTCCTAATTTTATCCTCCCTCCGCAAACGTATTAAAGAAAGGGAAGGACTAAAATCTCGCGTAGTTAAAGAAATTGAGCAAATAGAAGCTCATCGTAATTTACTTTATAACGAAACAAAACAACTACAAAATCACATCCTCGAATGTCGTAATCAAAGAGATAGTCTACATAGAGAACTCGGAAACTTTGCCTCACAAAAAAAACAATTAGAATCCGAAGTTAGCAATCTAAAAACCGAACTTTACGACTTAGAACAAAATCAAGCAGAATTGCATAACTTTTTATCTGCCCTGACATCAGAAAAACGTCGCCTCGAATTGCATTACAATACCTCCCATGCGGAAATCAACCAATTACAAACCCGTATATATGAATTAAAACAAGAACAAAAAGAAATAGAGAGTAATTTAACCCTGCTAGGTAGAATTAAACCGCAACTAGAAGAAAAGCTTTACGAATTGCGGCTAGAAGTTCAAAACTTAGAAGCTGAAAAAAATCAACAAAATCAAATACTACTAGAGACAGCGCATGAAAAAGATGATGTAACAGCCACAATAAATTCCTTACAAACTCAAAAATCACAACAACAAGAACATTTACAGCAATTGAAAAATGAAATTTCTGTATTACAACAAGAACGTGACCTATTACAAAACCAAGTTTGGGAATTACTCCAGCAAGTAGGAACATTTAACCAAGAACCTTTATCTGAAAACCCACAAGTTGAAGATATTGAAGTATTTCCTTTTGCCGACTTAATAGAAACAGTAGAATCTGATATTCTACCTGAAACATGGGATAGATTTTTAAATCAATTACCAGGACATGAATTTCAGGTATTAAAAGCAATAGTAGAGCAAGATAATCCTCATCCAACTATTAAAAAAATTTCCGAAGCTAACATTACTATGCCCAATATATTAATTGACTCTATCAATGAACGTGCTAGTGATGTTATAGGTGAATTAATCATTGAAACAACTTTGGAAAAACCCGAAATTCATCAAGAACATATCAGTCATGTCAAAAAAATGATTGCCTTATATGAAAACCTTATGACTAGACACGCCTCATCAAATTAA
- a CDS encoding ATP-binding protein, producing the protein MQTASSSSYAQVQLLQRQAASLLLYQSVLQDEVGIAFLELLQAIRYTDADGRRCLQAYGSYFHALADKQQTWEDYLITQILMAENPFTRLAQQRDFKDLPPALVTAAQHDLQLLQSLYECSSAILSEWVQSVAHLAVSPVVWYVEPDDTSIQAGLTFSLHHSEHWANVIEDLANYYRQFGTGLFAQYRALRWQTGQLIGIPYPDPVKLSHLVGYESQQAALIKNTEFLLSGEIALHVLLYGSRGAGKSSLVKALLNEYSDRHLRLLEVAKSDLQDLPTIVEQLRGLPQKFIIFVDDLSFEEDDDAFKALKVVLEGNLTARPQNVVVYATSNRRHLIREFFGDRPTPKDNNEIHAWDTMQEKLSFSDRFGLTLTFESADQKTYLQIVQHLASQAEINIDQQDLEFQALQWATRHNGRSGRTAQQFINYLKAEISLFGENNHKLDIKS; encoded by the coding sequence ATGCAAACGGCCAGCAGTTCTTCCTATGCCCAAGTTCAACTTCTCCAACGCCAAGCAGCGTCACTTTTACTTTATCAATCTGTCCTCCAAGACGAAGTAGGCATTGCCTTTTTAGAATTGCTGCAAGCCATCCGCTACACTGATGCTGATGGACGGCGTTGTTTGCAAGCTTACGGCAGTTACTTTCACGCCTTAGCCGATAAACAGCAAACTTGGGAAGACTACCTCATTACCCAAATTCTCATGGCGGAAAATCCCTTCACAAGACTTGCACAACAGCGAGACTTTAAAGATTTACCCCCAGCTTTAGTAACCGCAGCCCAGCATGATTTACAACTATTACAGAGCCTTTATGAATGTAGCAGTGCTATTTTGAGTGAATGGGTGCAAAGTGTAGCGCATTTAGCCGTGTCTCCTGTGGTGTGGTACGTCGAACCAGATGACACGTCTATACAAGCAGGATTAACATTTTCTCTGCACCATTCAGAACACTGGGCAAATGTAATAGAAGATTTAGCAAATTACTATCGGCAATTTGGTACAGGGTTGTTTGCCCAATATCGGGCATTACGCTGGCAAACGGGGCAACTTATCGGCATACCTTACCCTGACCCAGTGAAGCTAAGTCATCTTGTAGGTTATGAGTCTCAGCAAGCAGCCCTAATTAAAAATACAGAGTTCTTATTATCAGGGGAAATAGCACTGCACGTATTACTGTATGGTAGTCGCGGCGCAGGGAAATCTTCCTTAGTCAAGGCTTTATTAAATGAATATAGCGATCGCCATCTTCGTTTATTAGAAGTGGCAAAATCGGATTTGCAGGATCTACCCACTATTGTAGAACAGTTGCGAGGCTTGCCACAGAAATTTATTATCTTTGTCGATGATTTATCCTTTGAAGAAGATGATGATGCTTTTAAAGCCTTAAAAGTAGTTTTAGAAGGAAACTTAACCGCTAGACCACAAAATGTAGTTGTATATGCTACTTCTAATCGTCGCCATTTGATTCGGGAATTCTTTGGCGATAGACCGACCCCCAAAGATAACAACGAAATCCATGCTTGGGATACGATGCAGGAGAAACTTTCGTTTAGCGATCGCTTTGGTTTAACTTTAACCTTTGAGTCGGCAGATCAAAAAACATATTTACAAATTGTGCAACATCTCGCATCACAAGCCGAAATTAACATCGACCAGCAAGACTTAGAATTTCAAGCCTTACAATGGGCTACACGTCATAATGGACGGTCTGGGAGAACGGCACAGCAATTCATTAATTATTTAAAAGCAGAAATATCACTATTTGGAGAAAATAACCATAAATTAGACATCAAATCATAA
- a CDS encoding TMEM14 family protein — translation MNLSIIAAIAYGMLAIIGGIIGYFQANSQVSLLSGIISGSLLVFAAYLQLQGQAWALILATCITAALVIFFALRLAKTRKFMPAGLMTIFGMLALTVMVRQLFTVG, via the coding sequence ATGAATTTAAGTATAATTGCTGCGATCGCCTATGGTATGTTAGCGATTATTGGTGGCATTATTGGCTACTTTCAGGCAAATAGTCAAGTTTCCCTCCTCAGTGGTATAATTAGCGGTTCACTATTAGTTTTTGCCGCTTACTTGCAACTTCAAGGACAAGCCTGGGCTTTGATTTTAGCAACTTGCATCACTGCTGCTTTAGTCATTTTCTTTGCTTTAAGATTGGCTAAAACACGCAAATTTATGCCGGCTGGATTAATGACTATTTTCGGTATGCTGGCACTGACAGTCATGGTAAGGCAGCTTTTTACTGTTGGGTAG